A segment of the Vagococcus hydrophili genome:
AGTAGTTACAGGTGGAAATGCCAATGAAGTTATTGTCTTACCTCCAATGGAAAAATTAATCGGTCAATTAGATTATGTGGATGTGATTGCGGGTGGGTTTGATGGTAGCTTACGTGAAGACGGAAGTATCGAAGTAGAGCTACAAGCCATCACAGGAGCAACGAATGAAATCGGATTTAACTTAACCTCAGCTAAAGGTTATTAAAAAAAAGAAAATAAGGAGGCAATCTTATGTCTTTAGATAATAAAAAGATTGTTGTCATTGGTGACCGAGACGGTATACCAGGCTTAGCAATCGAAACGTGTTTAGAAGGCACATCAACTGAAGTAATCTTTTCTTCAACTGAGTGTTTTGTCTGAACGGCAGCAGGTGCAATGGACTTAGAAAATCAACGTCGTGTCAAAGAAGCGGCTGAAAAATACGGAGCAGAAAATGTCGCCGTATTAATCGGTGCAGCAGAAGGTGAAGCAGCAGGACTTGCTGCAGAAACTGTGACAAACGGAGATCCAACATATGCCGGTCCATTAACCAATGAACAGCTAGGTTTAGCTGTCTACCATGTAGTCGAACCAGAATTCAAAGCATTCGTCGATGAAGCAGTTTACGAAGACCAAATCGGAATGATGGAAATGGTCTTAGACGTAGACGATATCATTGAAGAGGTGTCGAGCATTAGGAAAGAATATTCGAAGTACTAATTAAAGTAGTAAAAAAAGCGTTTAGCTCCAAGCAACTGGAGCGAATTATAAACAATCCACGATTTTCGGATTGATTATAATTTGTGAAGTTGTCGTAGGAGTTGCCTTTTGAACTCGGATTAAAAAAGTAGTGAAAAAATCGTTTTGCTCTGAGTAACTGGAGAAAAACTAGCAGTAGTAAGTTCTTAAAGGAGGAAAAAAATGGCTAAATATAGAGTAGTTCATTATATCAATCAATTCTATGCTGGAATTGGTGGAGAAGAAAAAGCAGATATTAAACCAAGCACAAAAGCTGAAATCGTTGGACCTGGAATTGCTTTTAAAGGTGCTTTAGGTGAAGACGTAGAAATCGTAGGAACAGTTATTTGTGGGGATAGTTATTTTAATGAAAATTTAGACTCAGCTTTAAAAGAAGTCATGGAAATGATCGCTTCATACAAACCGGATTTAGTAATTGCTGGACCTGGATTTAATGCGGGGCGTTACGGAATGGCTTGCGGGGCAGTTACTAAAGCAGTTATGGAAGAAATGAACATTCCAGCTGTAACAGGTCTTTATGAGGAAAATCCTGGAACTGATATGTACAAAAAAGATGCGTACATCGTTCAAGTAGGAAACAGTGCAGCAACTATGCGTAAAGCTGTTCCTGTTATTGCTAAATTAGCTCTTAAATTATTAAACAAAGAGATCGTTACTCCAGAAGTAGACGGCTACTTTGTTCGTGGACGTAAAAATTATGAAATGGCTGATCGTGGTTCAAAACGTGCTGTTAATATGCTCGTTAGTAAATTAAAAGGCGAAGATTTTGTGACAGAATACCCAATGCCAGAATTTGACAATGTGGAACCGGGGCAACCAGTGAAAGACATGAAACATGCCAAGATTGCTTTAGTAACATCTGGTGGTATTGTGCCTAAAGGAAATCCAGACCATATTGAATCAAGTAGTGCATCTAAATTTGGTAAATATGATATTTCAGGAGTCACGGACTTAACAGAAGCAACTTACGAAACAGCTCATGGTGGTTATGACCCAGTTTATGCCAATCAAAATGCGGATCGTGTCTTACCAGTGGACGTTTTACGTGAATTAGAAGAAACGGGAGAAATTGGCGAAATTTATCCTTATTTCTATACAACAGTTGGTAATGGAACATCTGTTGCGAATGCTAAAAAATACGCAGCTGAAATTGCCAAAGATTTGGTGAGAGATGGTGTAGATGCCGTTATATTAACATCCACCTGAGGTACCTGTACTCGTTGCGGTGCAACGATGGTTAAAGAGATTGAAAAAACTGGTATTCCAGTGGTTCATATTTGTACAGTCGTGCCAATTTCACTAACAGTTGGGGCAAATAGAATTGTTCCAGCAATTGCGATTCCTCACCCACTTGGTAACCCAAGCTTGGATGAAAAAGAAGAGAAAAAACTTCGTATGAAATTGGTTAAAAAAGCGCTAAGTGCGTTAGAAACACCAGTTGAAGATCAAACTGTTTTTGAATAAAAACAGTTTGTAAGTTGAAGGAGTGACTATTTTGGAAGAAATTTATGACGTAGTAATTATTGGTGGCGGGCCTTCTGGTTTAACAGCAGCGCTTTACAATGCGCGTGCCAGATTAAAAGTTCTGGTTTTAGAAAAAACCAAACTAGGTGGCCAAATTGCCTTAACTCATGAAATTGCTAACTTTCCAGGTTCTGTGGTGGGCCCTGATGAAAAAGAGCCTTCTGGTCCACAGTTGATTAAGAGAATGGCAGATCAAGCGACAACATATGGTGCTGAAATCTTAGTTGGAAAAGAAGTGACTTCCCTTGATTTAGAAGGGAAAGTGAAACGTGTTGTTTGTGCGGATGGAACAGCTTATGACACAAGAACGGTCATTTGTTCAAACGGAGCTACACCGAGACCAATTGGTTGTTCTGGTGAGAAAGAGCTTCAAGGTAAAGGCGTGTCATATTGTGCAACTTGTGATGGTGCTTTCTTTGAAGATTTAGAAGTTTATGTTGTAGGTGGTGGGAATTCGGCAGTAGAAGAAGCCGAATTCATCACAAGTTTTGCTAGAAAAGTAACGATTCTGCAAAATTTAAGCCATTTAACAGCGGATGAAATTGCGATTGAACAAGCGAAGAAAAATCCTAAAATCGAGTATAAATTTAACACGGTAATCGAAGAAATTCGAGGTGATGGTTTAGTGGAAGCGATGGTGATTAAGAACAATGAAACAGGTGAATTAACCACTATTGAAGCAGATGAAGATGATGGCACTTTTGGTATCTTTGTTTTTATCGGCTATATTCCTAAAACAGATCTTTATAAAGGGATTCTTGAATTAGATCCGTGGGGTTATATTAAAACCAAAGAAGATATGGCAACTTCCTTACCTGGTGTGTTTGCAGCAGGTGACATTAGACCTAAAACTTTGCGTCAAGTAATTACAGCAGCAGGAGATGGAGCGATTGCTGCTCACTCTGCTCAAAAATACGTTGAGGCAATGAATTAAGGAAAAGGAGACGAGTAAATGATTGAATTAACGGTAGATAATTTTGAAGAAGAAGTACTAAAAAAAGATAAACCAGTTCTTGTGGATTGGTGGGGTGAAACCTGTGAAAACTGTTTGGCTATTATGCCAGCAGTGGAAGAATTAGCTGCAACTTACGCTGATAATTTGTATTTCACTAAATTTAATACGTCTCAAAAGAAAGTTCGTCGTTTTTGTATTCAACATAAAATAATGGGATTACCTGTTATTTCCATTTATCAAAATGGTGAAAAAATTGCTGAAGTCGCAAAAGATGACTGTACGAAAGAAAATATCGAAGCGATGATTAAGAAATATATTTAAAAGGGAGGAAGACAGATGTCTTTAGATAATAAAAAGATTGTTGTCATTGGTGACCGAGACGGTATACCAGGCTTAGCAATCGAAACGTGTTTAGAAGGCACATCAACTGAAGTAATATTTTCTTCAACTGAGTGTTTTGTCTGAACGGCAGCAGGTGCAATGGACTTAGAAAATCAACGTCGTGTCAAAGAAGCGGCTGAAAAATACGGAGCAGAAAATGTCGCCGTATTAATCGGAGCAGCAGAAGGTGAAGCAGCAGGACTTGCTGCAGAAACTGTGACAAACGGAGATCCAACATATGCCGGTCCATTAACCAATGAACAGCTAGGTTTAGCTGTCTACCATGTAGTCGAACCAGAATTCAAAGCATTCGTCGATGAAGCAGTTTACGAAGACCAAATCGGAATGATGGAAATGGTCTTAGACGTAGACGATATCATTGAAGAGGTGTCGAGCATTAGGAAAGAATATTCGAAGTACTAATTAAAGTAGTGAAAAAATCGTTTTGCTCTGAGTAACTGGAGGAATTCATAAACAATCCATGGTTTTCGGATTGATTATGAATTGTGAAGTTACCGAAGGAGCAGATTTTTGAACTCGGATTAAATAGCGTGATGAAAAAAGCGGTTAGCTCCGAGTAACTGGAGGTAATCACAAACAATCCATGGGCTTCGGATTGATTGTGATTAGTGAAGTTACCGAAGGAGTTGCTTTTTGAATCCGGACTAACAAGAGTGATGAAAAAGTGTTTAGCTCCAAGCAATTGCAGTAAATGCCAGATAACAAAAACCAGACGAGACTGGCTTTAAGTCAGCCTCGTTCTTTCAAGGAAGGAGATTAAAGAATGAACTTTCCAGTTTTAAAAGGAAGTAGTTATGTTCTCGTTCATACACCAGACATGATTGAACACAACGGAACAACACAAACAACTGAAAAAATAACGAACCCTGATAGCGACTATTTAAAAACACTTTACGACAACATGAGAACGTATGACGAGGTCTTAAATTACGCACCAAATCAAACGTTTATTGGTAATATGAATTATTCTGAATTAAAAGAGATGGAACAACCTTGGGTAAATCAACCTGTTGAAGGGAAACGATTCAGTGATAAAGGTGAAATTATGCCTGAATTGGAATTTTACGGTTTAATGCAAATTTCTGATGTCTTTGAGTTGGTTCATTTGGAAGAGAGTTTTGCTGAGAAGGTTAAGACAGCTTTAAGTGAACATCAACTTTTTGAAGACGATGCAGCAAAAATTAAAGAGGGTCAAAAACGTGAGTGGCTGCAAGAACAACTGGATGAACATGAAGCAGAAGGTCTTTATTACAACCGTGAGTTAGTGGGTTGTGTGACTCGTGCTCATGAGATAGATGTTAACTTAAATGCTCATGTGATGCTTGAAAATTTAGCAGTTAAAGCCAGTGGTATTTTAGCCTTGAGACATTTACTAAATGAAAAAGGTATGGACCCAAGTGAGATTGATTACGTCATTGAATGTAGTGAAGAAGCTTGTGGTGACATGAATCAGCGTGGTGGCGGTAACTTTGCTAAGTCCATTGCTGAAATGTGTGGTTGTGTGAATGCGACAGGGAGTGATTTAAGAAGTTTCTGTGCGGCACCAACTCATGCCTTAATTTCTGCTGCCTCATTTGTCAAAGCAGAAACCTATAAAAATGTTGTCATTGTAGCTGGTGGAGCTGTGGCGAAACTTGGCATGAACGGTAAATCACATGTGGCCAAAGGTTTACCAATTTTAGAAGATGTACTAGGTGGATTTGCCGCTCTTATTAGTGAAAATGACGGCGTTCATCCAGTTCTTAGAACAGACTTTGTGGGTCGTCATACAGTGTCTAGTGGTTCAAGTCCACAAGCAGTTACTAGTGCATTAATTGCTGATCCATTATTGAAAGCTGGTTTAACAGTTAAAGATGTGGATGTGTATTCAGTTGAAATGCAAAATCCTGATATCACCAAGCCAGCTGGGGCAGGAGATGTGCCGCTTGCTAATTTGAAAATGATTGGTGCAATTGGTGTCTTGAAGAAACAAATGGAGAAAAAAGATTTGATGACCTTTGTTAATGAAAAATCAATTCCAGGTTGGGCACCAACTCAGGGGCATATTCCAAGTGGGATTCCTTATTTAGGATTTGCGATTGATGATTTAACGACTGGCGATAAAAATCGTGCCATGATTGTTGGTAAAGGGTCTCTGTTCTTAGGTCGAATGACCAATCTGTTTGACGGTGTCTCTATCATTATGGAGCGAAATACTGGTGAAGTCAGTGCAGATAATGGGTCAATCAAAGAAACAGTGAAGTCAGAAATGGCTGAAGTTTTGCGACATTTCGCTAAAAAATTATCAGAAGATTAGAGGTGAAGCAAGTGTCAAATTCAGTAAAAGAAGTAATGAGTGAAATATTAATTGAGATGGCTGAAAGTTTGGAGTCTAATCGTTATTATGATGATATTAAGATTGGTTTGACGATTGATGGTAGTGAGCACGGCTCGACTGTCATGGAAGAAGCTTTACACATCATTCAAAATCGAGCTAATTTTAAAATCGTTTTAATTGGAACTCACGTTGATTGGGTGACTGATTATGAGCATTATGTAACCGAATGTGAAGCTGACAATCATAAAAAAATGGAAGAGTTATTAAGTGAAGGAGTCATTCAAGGCTGTGTAACACTTCATTATACGTTTCCAATTGGTGTTTCAACGGTTGGGCGTGTGGTTGTACCGAGTACTGGAAAAGAAATGTACCTTGCTACAACAACTGGAACAACCAGTTCTAATCGAATTGAAGCCATGGTTAAAAATAGTATAAATGGTATCATAGCAGCGAAAACTTGTGGCATTCAACAGCCAACTGTTGGTATTTTAAATATTGATGGGGCTAATTCTGTTGAACGCGTGTTAAAAGAATTAAAAGAAAATGGCTATGACTTAACCTTTGCTAAAAGTCAGCGAGCAGATGGAACGATTACCATGAGAGGAAATGACCTCCTAATGGGAACCCCTGATGTGATGGTTTGTGATAGTTTAACTGGAAACCTGTTAATGAAGCTTTTTTCAGCCTATCAAACTGGAGGTAACTATGAAGCGGTTGGCTACGGTTATGGTCCAGGGATTGGTGATAGTGAGATTCAAAATGTTTGTATCATATCAAGAGCAAGTGGCGCCCCTGTTATTGCTAACGCTCTTCAATATGCCTATGAACTCGCTAAAGGTAACTTAAAAAAGATAAGTAAAAATGAATATGCTGAAGCTAAAAAAGCAAAACTATCAGAACTATGTAATGGCTTAAATCAAAAACAAAAAAACTCCTCACCAGAGGAAAGTGTCCCAGTTCCTGAAAAAGAAATCGTGACGAAAGAAATTTCAGGAATTGACGTTTTAGATTTAGATGATGCATTGCTTGTTTTGTGGAAAGAAAAGATATATGCAGAAAGTGGTATGGGATGTACGGGTCCAATTATTTTAGTGAATGAAAAAAATATTGATCAGGCAAAACAACTACTGGAAAAAGATTATTTGTAACTAATGAATGTATGAATGAAAATGAATGATAGCCTCTTTAGACTGGCGTCTTGAGAGGTTTTTTGGTGTGTTATCATAAAAGAATAAAACAAACTGTATACATTTCTAACGGTTCAAACGTTTATATATTAAAGGAGGTTAAATAGATGAGGAAAGGAGATAGCTTGGATCAGTTCTTACTTGATTTAGGGAATCAGTGTTATCGGTTATTGATTGCAAAAGGTGCTAGCCCTCATGAAGCGGAAGATGTTGTTCAAGAAGCTTATTATAAATTAATAAAGATAGTACCTGAACTAAAAGAATCACAAATAAAAGCTTGGTTCTTTCGAGTGGCGTTAAACCAATTTATTGATGAAAAAAGAAAGATTAAGAGACTAGTATTGGTTGAGCAAACTTTTTTTGATGATCACCCCAAAAAGATGGATGATTATCAAAGAATAGTTGATTTAGATCAAATTGAGTGTCAATTAGAATCTGTAAAACCTGAATATCAAGAAATTCTCATATTAAAATACTACTATGGATTATCCTACTTAGAAATCTCAGATATATTAGAAATTAAGCCAGATTCAGTTAAACAAAAACTAGCCAGAGCAAGAAAAAGTGCCATAAAAGAAAGGAATGATGGAGATGGAACCCAATTTTGAAAAGACGCTAAAAAAAGCTAAGTTGAAAAATACGCTACGAATTATTTTAATTACGATTGTAACCTTGCTAATCACGATACCATTATTTTATTCTTTGAGTAATAAAATTGTGGGTAAACAATCGGATAGATTAAATGATTTTTTATTTTTAAGAAATCGAATAGCTGAGCCTAATATCCAAATAGATTCACAAGTTTTATCTTATTCATCTGCTACAGGAGGGGAAATCGTTTCTAACAGATCAAAAGATATTTCAGGTTATGTAGTACCATGGGACACAATAAGAGCGACGTACTCATTATTTTCTTCAAACGTCGATCACAATGAATTGTTATCTGGGCTACATTGGACCGAAAAAAACACCTATTCGTATAATAAACAAACAAAACAAAAAGTAGCAGATTTTTATCATCCAGATGTGAATTATAGTGGTTATTTAAAAGAGATGCCGAATGATTTAAAATTAATGGATGAGAAAAAATCAGAAGTTACAGAGATGGCGATTTCCTTTGATAAACCAGTAAAATGGAAAGAGGTCAAAGCAGACATTCCCAAAGGAGTCACAGTGAAATGGCTATACATGGGATCTAATATACCTGACAAAAAGCCCATGGGACCACCAGGAATGGATAATTACGGATTTAGTCCAGACATGGAGCAGGAACAAGATTCTTTTGAAGGTTTTCTTGATGACTTAAAGCAATACGATGACCGAAAAACAGACGAAGAAATTCAAAAGATTTTAAAGAAATCAAAAGATAAATCACTTTCTGATACTGAAATTTTAGGTATTTTAGTGACCGGAGAAAATAAAGATTTAAAGAAAATGCAAAAATTTTCTCATTTACGAGCTGCCTCAGTTGGTGTCACAGTCGAGACAAACCCATACATCAAAGTTGAAAAAGAATAAACAGTTTATAGGATATATTATCTAAATATTAAAAGATAAATTAATAGAGTTATAATTTATAATGATTCTCATTTACAATACAAATTAAGTTCATATATAAAATTAGTATCTTAAATAGAACAAATAAAAGCAATTTTTATTTAAAAATGAAGAGTGGATTGATTGAATCCACTCTTTTTATAATACACAAATCAAATAAAACATGTTCGATAGAGATGTTTAATGACTTTTTTAGTATAAATGTTCACAATTTTTTAGAAGAATTCTTATTTACAAAGGTTATTTTTAGTTAAAACAAGCGATTGCTTTTGTGAAACTTATAACTTATAATAGCCGAGTTAACAAATTTAGGAGGAAGATTTTTTTATGAAAAAGATGTTACAAGGTTTATTTGTCGGTATTCTTTGTTTCTCACTAGTGGCTTGCTCGTCTGGTAGTTCAAAGGACGGTAAGTTTGAAGGTGAAGCAAAAGGCGCTAACGGTCTCATCAAAGTTGAAGTGACTGTTAAAAAGGACAAGATTGAAAACATTAAAGTCATTGAAAGTAGTGAAACTGATGGTGTTTCTGATTTGGCTTTAAAACAAATTCCTGATGCAATTATTAAAGATCAGGGGTTAGACGTGGACGCTGTGACAGGAGCTTCATCAACAAGTAAAGCAGTTGTTGATGCAGTTAAAAATGCTCTTGAAAAATCAAGTGTCGATATTGCGGCAATGTCGAAAGTGAAAGCTAACTTACCTAAAGCAAAAGAAGTTAGTAAAACAGATTATGATGTTGTAGTTATTGGTGGTGGTGGTGCTGGACTTTCAGCTGCTATTACTGCTGCAGAAAAAGGTAGCGAAGTTGTGTTACTAGAAAAATTACCAGTTCTTGGTGGAAACACAATGATTTCTGGTGGTGAAATGGCAGCTCCTAGTAACTGGTTACAAAAAGAACAAGGAATTAAAGACAGTAAAGACCAATTTTACGAAGATATTATCAAAGGTGGGGACGCTGAGAATGATCCTGAATTGGTTCGTGTTTTAGCAGATAATGCATTATCTGCAGCTGAATGGTTAAGAGATGACGTAAAAGTTGAATTTGAAGATTATTTACTATTCTTTGGTGGTCATTCAGTTAAAAGAAGTTTAGTTCCAAAAGATGCTTCAGGTGCCGAATTAGTTAAGAAATTAGAGAAAAAAGCAAAAGATAGCGGTGTGACATTGTTAACCAATGCAGACGCTAAAAAAATTACCGCAAAAGACGGTAAAGGTGACTTGAATCAAGTAGAAGCGAAAGTAAATGAAAAAGATATTACTTTCTCAGCTAAAAAGGGAATAGTTGTGGCTTCTGGTGGATTTGGTGCTAACTTAGAAATGCGTAAAAAATATAATAAAGACATGGATGAAAAAATCCTATCAACAACAAGTACAGGAAGTATGGGTGACGGAATTGTGATTGGTGAAGGCATTGGTGCTGGAACAACAGACATGGAATATATCCAAACATACCCAACGTGTGATCCTGAAACAGGTCGTTTATTATATGTAGGTGACGTTCGTATGGAAGGTTTATCAATCTTAGTTAACAAAGAAGGTAAACGTTTTGTGGAAGAACTAGAACGTCGTGATGTGATTTCAAAAGCTGTGACAAAACAATCTGATGGACATTCTTATATGTTCTGGGATCAAGCAGCTATGGATAAATCAAAAGTAGATAAAACGCATAAAAAAGAATACGAAAGCTTAATCAATCGTGGTCTTTTAGTAAAAGCTGATACAGTTGAAGAAGCAGCGAAACATTTTGAAATTGATGCCAAAGAACTACAAAAAACTGTAGATACTTACAATCGATATGCAAAAGATGGCAAAGATAAAGACTTCAACAAACGTGGTGAGTTAGTAGCCTTTGGTGAAGGTCCTTACTACATCATGAAATCAATTCCAGCCGTTCACCATACAATGGGTGGCTTAACAATTAATACAAAAGCACAGTTACTTGATGGTGATAAAAAAGTGATCCCTCATGTTTATGCAGCAGGAGAGGTAACTGGAGACGTACATGGTACTAACCGTTTAGGCTCTGATGCCATTGCTGATATTATTGTCTTTGGACGTATTGCTGGGGAAGAAGTAACAAAATAAATTATTTAGCATCCTTTACTTATTGAAAGTGAAGGGTGTTTTTATGTTAGACTGATAGTATATAAATTCACGAGGAGGAAAGAAGATGAAATTTGGGATTATTTTAGAAACGAAAGAACATGAGAAAGCGTGGAATGCCGTCCGTTTTTGTGTGACATCTTTAAAACAAGGTCACGAGGTAAAGTTATTCTTAATGGGTGAAGCAGTTGAAATTGAATCAATCAAAGATGAACAATACGATGTAGTGGATCAATTAGCTAAATTCACAGAGTTAAAAGGTGAATTATTAGCTTGTGGAACGTGCTTAATTTCACGTCATTTAGATAAGTCAACTGCTTGTCCAATTTCAACGATGATTGATTGTGTGGAGATGGTGGAGTGGGCAGATAAAGTCGTTACTTTCTAGATTAAAAAATACAAATCGTCTTTCTTGTTCTATGAAACAGACTTATATATAATGAGAGTCATCAAAAGAAAAGAGGAAACGAGTATGGCTTATCAAGTTGATTTTAAAGAAGTTTCAACAATCGGTTTAGAAAGTTCACCTGTCGCAGAAAAATTAGCAGGTTTAAGAGCGAATGAAGCAAGGTATTTTTGGAACAAATATAAACATGTCTTTGTGACAAAATCAGTATCAGATGAACCAGATACTTTAAAGTGGATTGAAACAATTTTACTTGAAAGAGACTTAACTTTTCCCTATAAAGCCCTTGAAGTATCAAGTTTTGAAGTTGAAGGCATAAAAATGGCTTATGTTTTCTATGAGAATGGCTTATCGATCAACGTCATGTATACGCTAGAAGATGGCGGTAAACGTGCTGTGGGCTTTAAGTTGTCAGATACAATGGAGATTCCTGTTGAATTTGAAGGGAAATTTAAATTTGCTCGTCAGAAATCAAAATTAGCTGGTGAAATAAGAGGTAGTTATTTCGTCATTAAAGGAAGTTATTAAAGATAGAAACAATAATTTTTAAAAAATCTCACTGATTGAGGTTGGCAAAAAATTATTGTTTTTTTAGAAAATAAAAAAATAGGGTATGTTCACCTAAAATGAAAAGAAATGATAAGGT
Coding sequences within it:
- a CDS encoding phage tail protein, with translation MAYQVDFKEVSTIGLESSPVAEKLAGLRANEARYFWNKYKHVFVTKSVSDEPDTLKWIETILLERDLTFPYKALEVSSFEVEGIKMAYVFYENGLSINVMYTLEDGGKRAVGFKLSDTMEIPVEFEGKFKFARQKSKLAGEIRGSYFVIKGSY